One window of Dendropsophus ebraccatus isolate aDenEbr1 chromosome 13, aDenEbr1.pat, whole genome shotgun sequence genomic DNA carries:
- the LOC138770586 gene encoding B2 bradykinin receptor-like gives MEHNMAGEELNGTMTMLANSTETPKYECTDLKNFKWLSTFLSPYLWFIFTLGFIENLFVISVFVLHKSRCTVTEIYLGNMAAADLIFVIGHPFWATYISNNYNWTFGGFMCSAISSLFLLNLYSSIYFLMMVSIERYLALVKPMTIGRLRKPWWAKVTCGIIWVFAALLCVPDGMFHEVEITGIDNTTMCVYNYPVTWDIASNIITNVLGFLVPLVVTSFCTCQMICVLRRNTMQKFKKVNKERKASCLVLSIFLVFTVCWIPFNVFTLIDTLYEFNIFGSCMVTSVNNIVYSISFYLVYSNSCINPVLYCMVGNNFRQKAREVYCRILCKEPDRWRSSLPTDESSQH, from the coding sequence ATGGAACACAACATGGCGGGCGAAGAACTCAATGGAACAATGACAATGTTGGCTAATAGCACAGAAACTCCAAAATACGAATGTACAGACCTGAAAAACTTCAAGTGGCTCTCTACCTTCCTGTCCCCATACCTGTGGTTTATCTTCACCTTGGGCTTCATAGAAAACTTGTTTGTCATCTCCGTCTTTGTCCTTCATAAGAGTCGCTGCACAGTGACTGAGATCTACCTGGGCAATATGGCGGCTGCCGATCTGATATTTGTTATTGGCCATCCATTCTGGGCTACATATATCTCTAACAATTATAACTGGACATTCGGAGGCTTCATGTGTTCAGCTATCTCCTCCTTGTTTCTTCTCAACCTCTACAGCAGCATCTACTTCCTTATGATGGTCAGTATTGAGCGATATCTGGCTCTGGTGAAGCCCATGACCATTGGTCGCTTGAGAAAACCTTGGTGGGCAAAGGTGACCTGTGGCATCATCTGGGTATTTGCAGCTCTATTGTGTGTGCCCGATGGGATGTTCCATGAGGTGGAGATCACAGGAATAGATAATACCACTATGTGTGTTTATAACTATCCTGTAACCTGGGATATTGCCTCAAATATCATCACGAATGTCCTTGGCTTCTTAGTGCCTCTGGTTGTCACCAGCTTCTGTACATGTCAAATGATTTGTGTTTTGAGAAGAAACACAATGCAGAAGTTTAAGAAAGTCAACAAGGAAAGAAAAGCCTCTTGTCTGGTCCTGTCCATATTCTTGGTCTTCACGGTGTGCTGGATCCCTTTTAATGTTTTCACTCTTATTGACACATTGTATGAATTCAATATCTTCGGTTCATGTATGGTGACATCCGTAAATAatattgtttactccatctcttTTTACCTTGTCTACAGCAACAGCTGCATCAATCCGGTCCTGTACTGTATGGTAGGGAATAATTTTAGGCAAAAGGCCAGAGAGGTGTACTGTAGGATTCTATGTAAGGAACCTGACAGATGGAGGTCCTCATTACCAACTGATGAATCAAGTCAACACTAA